ctctctctctctctctctcagacaTGCAATGCTCACacacgtatgcatgcatgctgCATTGCTGGAGAATAACTGAAACCAAAGAAGTAATGAATGCACATACCAACAATGGAAATTGTAGTTGATTAGGTTTTTAAGAAGTGTCCGGCAGATCTTAGTTCAGTAACTTTGCTACCTTTATGTTTGAGCATGCTTGTCTTTGCTGTGCATTTGGGGAAGATTTTGCAGAGTGGGGCAACTGGGGGCCAGAAGGCAATAGATTTCCCTGTTTGGCAGGAGTTGAGAAGAAGGGGATGGGAAAATGAAAGCAGAACATCAGGGGAGGGTCAACCCTTCTCAATGCATTTTCATATTTCTAACTTCTCCATCTCAGAAGCTGTGTTAGATTAGCCTTCAAATGAGAAAATTAGACACAATTGGCAGTAACTCAATGTTCAGTATGAATTGGTAaaactctatttttttttctgtgaTTAGTCAGAATCCTAACAAAGAACTGAAACTTTGGTGAAGGGTTTTAAAACCTCTCCCAGCCCTTTCATCTCTCGCTTCTTTAATTATGATACCCTAGAACTTGTTTGGTGGTGTTTTTTTCTATGTCAGTCTGGCAGGTGGGAACCAAGCTGGTGCTGAATTTGTTTAATTTGGTGCATTCATGATGACAGCTCGTTGATGAACCTGAGTGGAAGCTAAAAACCATTGTGCAGTACTTTCAGAAGTATATTCCAAAGGTAAACTGGATAGtccaattcttttctttaattcaaaAGCTTTGCATGATGGATGATCTACTAATTGTGTAATGATCAAATTGTGAACTCTTGTTTGTCCAAATTATATCTCCAAAATACCAATGTCCTGTTCCTCGCATTCTTCGACAAACCTACATGACATAGTTGTCCTTTAGATCCTTGACACATTCAATTTGGATATTCCTTCTATTTAAATGGAAAGGGTTATTCTGCCGTTTTACCATGAATGTATTGGTTGTGTACTGTGTTTGATTTGCATTAAAAAATCTGCTGATTAAAGGTTTTCTGTTTGTCTTAGCCTAAAAACTTCATGAAATACTTCCATAACATTTATCTTGTAAAGAATTGTATACAATATCCAGACATGTGGAGCCTTCTCTCTTCTCATAAGTTCACTAGTCATTAGAAGACACATTTTGCTTGTACGATCATTTTTAGCATTTCCAGGGAAATGAAAGGTTGTTTGAGGAATTACTTGCTACCTTCTTTCTAAATGGTCTGCCTGCTTTTCCATATAATTACCTGGACAAACTTTTTTGACTTGCAACTTTTTAGGCTGTAAACTAGACAAGTAGAGAATTCATTTACCTCTCAACCAGTCAAATCAGACACTGATATGTTGTTAATTTCTCTACTTTTTGTTGATTGCAAATTCTGAACTTTCATGTCTCTCTGTATTCGCAATTCTTTGATTATTTCCTGCCTGGAATTGTTGGAATGGTTATTGACTATTAGCATTGCAATATTTTATGTAACAGTCTTCTATCCGAACAAGGCGGTCTAATGGCTCAAGTGCTGATGCAACTTTTGATGGGATATTGAAATGCTTTTCAAATGAAAACAGCGCAAAAGGAATCATTAAGAAAATGAGGCCAGACGTCACTCAATTGCTTTTAGCGCATGGCTTTCAGGTGAACAATAAAATTGTTGTAGATGTCATGCTTAATTTCCAGATTGCATATACGGGGATTGCGGTGTTGTAGCTCTAGAAATGGATAGAAGTAGGTTTGATAGAAATCCTAAAATCAAGCTTAGGTTTGACAGAGTTTTAACTTTACCCCTGGCATCCCCCCTTCCCTGGGGCCCAAACAAAACCGGACATAAGGAAAGCGTAGAAAATATATGAAGACAATGATATGAAATGAAAGCAAGCTGCAATTAGGGCAAAGAGTGATTATGCAATAAtcaaagagtaaatcttatatatactgacagtgtatacactatcaccgtttaattcatgacatgtgtacaaaagttgaatatcaaattcaaattttgcatagttgtcattcattcaacgttgacagtgtatacactgtcagtgtaggaaagattaattcatAATCAAAATACTATGTTTTGCCTTACTCTATGTTTGGCATTTCTTTTCAGGCTTTCTTGTCCTTGTCCTCGAAACATTCAGTTGAAGATGCCTCTGATAGCAAGCAGGATGTCAGAGGCAGCTCTATTATGGAAATATGTGAGAATGTAGTGTCTGCTTTTGCTTGTTTCAGAAAGGAAGACAAGTAAGATGTTCTTAATTGATGTGATTTTCACATTTGCGCTGTCTTTGAATTTCCCTGATAATTGAAACAGTTTAGCTCAGGAAAGTGTacgtgtctatatatatatatatatatatatatatatatatatgtatatatttggtAGGTGACTTAAGACGTCCTTCTCTTGTTCTGgtagtttattttttattggaatttAGATAACTTTTCAATCCAAATTATTGCAACAAAGGATAAGTTCACTAGTTTATCAAACTGCTGAGGTGCAAGGCACTCTGTAATGCTCCAGAGtttaaaaatgaggacaaagagTGTTTGGTCACTGCACGCAATTATTAGGCATAATAGTTTAGAGTTTTGGCATTCATTCGTAGCGTGGTGCATAAGTAATAGAGATTGCAGTAGTCATGTTTTCTACAATTTTGAGTTACATGAGCCGTACAAGTGCATTTCTATCCTGAAGATTGTTGATTATGTTACCTGATGACATTCCAATCATAGTTGTTTAACCTTATTTAGAATATTGGAAAattgtaaataaaaaaaaaaaggatgctGTAAGATCATGTAAAGAGAAGTGAATACAAATTTTGATAAGCGTTTTTATTGTTGTCAATTGACATATCTTCTGCAGGCAGTTTACCTTTTCGACTTTCAGTAGAGAAGCACTATTCACGGCCGCAAGTGTACTGTCAACAGGAGCCCGTTCATGAATTATTGTTTGTACATCAAAAGTCTCAAATTTGCTGGCCAACACTACAGATATAGGAATATGTTTTGTAAGGATATGTCAAtgtcaaaagtggtttgaatcaTAATTATATGAGCTTTTTGTTTCGCTGAAAAATGGTTTGAATCATAATAGTTGGTGATTATGATTAAAGTTTCTCTGTGATGCCTtctcaaaaaccctttttttacAATATTACATCATGTCAACAGGAAGTTATTGAGCTGCATTTGCAAAACAATTACATCATATTAAGTTATGGCACTAAAATGATTGTCAAAATTCAACATCACATCATGTTAACGAGTTATAGTGCTACAATGATTGACAAAGAAGGAAGTCTTCTTCCATATCATTCAGTTTCTTGTCAACCACATACATGGGGTATATGACATTGTTTCACTGTCCATTATGTTACTTGAACCATCGAAGGCCTTATGCTTGAAGTCAAGTTCAGCTAATTGCAAGGttaaaatgaagtttaacatGCAGTTGCACCATTTTAAAATCCCCTCAGgcttcttgattctctcttgtGTGTCCTCGAGCCAATGGCATGGAAGCATGGTTTGTGTATAGGATATACTAATGAAGAATGGGCGGAAAAAGCACTGATCTCCAAAGGCCTCAGTTTACTGATGTACTTCAAGCATGCCGACAAAATGAATTTCCTCCAGTATAAGAACTTAAGAGCCATTGGCATACCAATTTTACTGTAGGGAACATAACATCTCAGAATCCTTTGTTACAAGTAAAACAATGCAGTCCTCCTAGAGAAAAGGAGGACAACTGACGAGCATAATGTACTTTCACAAACCAAATGTCCGGCATCTCCATGTCTTCGTCTGCTCAGACAAAACATGTCAACGCATGCCTTATCCTCGACCATCCCCTAATCATCCATGCTATGAATCCACAGTAGCCACCATATCCCCATCCTGAAGCCATTGCCCAACAAGGCTAGCCTTGTTATGATGCTTCCACTGTGTCATTTGTATTCCTGAAACGACCAAATAAGTTGGTTTAAACTCACAGCAAAATTAAGATTTGCTGGTAATGCCAAAGCATTGATGGCATGCACAAACCTTGATGCTTGTACCGAATCAAGTTGCATTGTCACTGGACCATCGTTAACCAAATTGACCTTCACCGACATAGAAACATGTCAGAATTGTGTTCTCACACTAAAAAATGTAAAGGTAAGAACTCAAAATACAGAGTTACGGAGTCCTGCCTTCATCATGGCTCCGAAAATGCCATCTGCAGAGGGCAGGAAAAATTTTGAGAGgtcaagaaataaaaatatttgagGACAGCAAACTCAAAGATAGACAATGCAGGTTAATTATTCTCCACTTTAGGATAGTGGAAAGATAGCAACAGGATTAAGTATTAACAGCATATCAGCAAGTTGGAAGATACAGAGTCCAACTAGTCTCAAGCACAAATAAGCAAACATATGTCCTCAAAAGTTTTAACAGGCCACTATTCTAGTAACTAGAATAGGAAAACGGCACTGAAAATTATAAGTCTGAGGCACACAACCTTGAAGACTAAAGAAAACCATTCAAGAGTAAGTGTTGAAACGCCATTAAACAGCAGCtgtaacaagaaaaaaattgttGTCCTAACAAAGTGGATCAAACTTCATTAAACAGGGTAAGAAGTTCCAACCATCAACTATCAGAGTTGAAGAATGTTGGTTATCATTTTACACTTGCAACTGCCATAATGATATTTCTCACTTCCTGAGGTACCACTATTCATGAACAATTTCAGTGACAGGCATTATTTTCTATAGGAGGTGAATTAAAAGACTAGTCTCTTCATCACGGTTTTGCATTTCCTTCATATGTGGCAATCATTATTAGAGAACTGAATCCACTATAAAACCATACATAACATGAGAACGTAAAAAAGAATATaccaataaaagaaaaaaaaataccagCAAGACATATTCTGAAACAGTTAACCATGAAGTCCTAATAAACTTTCTTATGAACATTAATTCAGATTTTCATATGCAGTTGCGACAAATACATTATGATTTTAGTCAATCTTCTATTACCCAATTGGCTTTTCATTTTGAAGAATTGAAATAATACATATAAGAACACTTAAATGATTGCAAAAAGGCAAACAAACACTTCCAGCTTATCCAAAATCAAAGCTATGCCATTACAGTAGGGTCCAAAGAACATGGAAGCTTCCTAGAAACAAGCAGGCTTGGGTGCAGATTGAGGCTAATAACCATAGTTTAAATAGATGATTTGTTAATTTTTAGAAGAAAGTTTTCCATTCTATCCGTGTGACTAGTAATCAATCTTTAGATATGCAGCACAGATCAGCTAAATTATGCAATCATGATATCTTATGCAGTAATTCAGAAGTAAATTTTGTAAGGAAAGTTTTAGTACGAAATCTAAAACTAGGGGTGTAGAGCTTCCTAgcactatttcttgaaattaAGACTTACTGGTGGTAAGAAAGTTTATCAGCCTTAACGTTAACAATCATTGGACTAATCATCAATTCTGCCTTATGTAACCAGAGGCATATCCACTACCAACTCTAACATAAATCAGAAGAAATGATAAGCAAAGGAAATAAGTAGACAGCCAAAATAGGGCTTACCTTTTATAACATCAGGTGTGTAAGCTTTTCGAAATTTTTCAACCACAGATTCATAGAACGGCCTTGCCTTCTCAGGAGGCATGGCCACATGAAAATCAGGTTTGTTTCCCTTTAAAATCCCATACAATGTAAACTGGCTCACTGTACCAGCAAACCAGCATCAGAAGCAATACAAGTACAATTTATTAAGACGTAGTGCTCTTCCACAGTATCTTCAAAGAACAAAGATAAAGTATCATCAATTGACAACAAGAAAGGTGAAAGTAAAGCACCTACCCAataaaacttccaaattcttttGCATGACCTGCAAATGAAAAAAATCCCACGAACATTATTAGGAAAGCAATAGATAACAGATCATTTTTACCTTACCATTTAAATCATGTAGCATTTTCAAATCCTCTAAATTGGTACTTTATCTTCCTTGTGTCTATGGCAATTCCAACATCCCATGAAATTTTTGTTGTACAATTAGTTTAAACTCAATAACTCATTTTGACTTCCTTTCTACTTTCAATCAAACATGGCTTGATGCTGTCAGCGGATAAGATTAATATTAATAGCCTAGCAATATAAATCCACCATGGCAATTTCTACTTCTGCTATCGAAGTTTGTAAAACTTTTAAACACAGTAATTCAATACAATTCAACTTATAAGGCACTAGTTAACTTGAACTGAATTCATACGATCAAACTATATACGCACCTAGAACCTTTAAGTGCAACTTTGGCGAGgaaaatcaaaataatgcaGGCAATAAAAGTAATTACTGATATCATGATATAAAATTACATAAATTGCTTGCAAGATGCAAAGGCTAAATTTTGTACAACATCTAAAAATACCTTAATATTACACCATAATTTAAAATGTCAAGATATTATATAATCCTAAATTAATAACATAATGTAATAAATAATCATAACCCTGctcaaagaggggaaaaaagTTAATCATAACCCTATGAATCTTTCAGAACCAAAACACATTACTATGTTTGAGGGAGTTCATCAGAAAATTACATTTTGATCCCATGTCTTTCCAGTTTTCTCATTTGGAAATAGTCTCATGTTCAACACTTTCCGACATCTGCGGCAccaataaataagtaaataaataaaacaatacACCAATTAAGCAAATAGATACCAATAAAAATCATATCcttcagaaaaaaaaacaaataaaaaaacagtTATGTACATGTACTCAGCATCAGAGTCCGCGTCGGATTCATGAAGGCCAACCAGAACAAGCAGGCCCGGCCCGATTGCCGAAACAATACGCCCCTCAACCTGCTCATTGCAGCTGAATTTACGTTGCAAAAAACTtaagaaagaaataagaaagCTGGAAGGAAATTCTTCTGTGTTCTCGTGTGCGAAATTACGTTGCTAACCTCGACGCTGGCGGAGGCAACGCGCTGAACCACCGCTCTCATTGCTGTGATTTCGAGAATCCGGCGTTTCCTGGGTGCGGAGAAGCAGTAGGGTCGGTGGCGGCGCAATTTAGCCGCCACAGTGCAGGTGGCTAATATGTGGGAGAAATTAGGGGGTTGTTTGGTTTTTACTAAATTCATTTTTCCGGTTTTGGAATGGGGTTTTAGGAAAAGCGGCCCAAACCAAAGCCATTAGAGATGCCGTTCCAGGGAATAAAATTGATCAAGGGACACTACTATCTTTCATTATTCTATCCATATTTTGTTACTTGGAGTTAAGTGAATAATTAATAACTAAGCCTTCTATGCCAACTTTTACCTTCATCAACTTAATGAGGGACAGTTTCTGTTTTGGCCCCCTTTCTATAGGTCTATCCCAATTTGGTCCCCTCATTTTATGAACTTAGCTGATTTGGTCCCTTACTTAAATTAATGGAAAAATCTTGACTAAACCATCTTCTTATAAGCATTCCCTTAATAAAACATGTCCAATTTTTGTTAAAATCTCATGAAAGAACCAAAAAGATCGTGTCCGAACCAGATCGAAACTAAATGTCGAGAACTCGAAACTAACAGCAGAACACAGAACTAATAACTCAATTTCGACGTTCGATTCAATTGAgaattttaaagaaataaattaagtACAGAACCGTATTTTTTTTCCTACCTTCTTGTCAACCAAAGCCCCCCTCCCTATATATACAGTCTTATCAGATAAATAATGAGAAGCTAGGGTCTATCTCCTGACTTCATGATAAGTGCTTTACCAGACAACTAAAGGTTTGTAATTATTCCTCAATCTGTTCAGAAAGTAGACCTGTTTGGCATGACACGTGTCCCCAATAAAATCTCTGCCTCTGCATCTCACGAAGGTGATTTAGAGTTGGTTATAGACGAAAGTATTTGCGATGTCATAGGAGCATGAATCAAGATGGTAGAAGTGTCCACATTTTGGTCTTTGGATGGCAATTGGTAACGATAATTAGCTTGCCACAAACTAAACCATTTTGGATGTCAGTCCTCTAAAACTAGTTTCCTTTAaagaaaatttctaaaaatgagCCTCCTGGCACTGCTTACAGCGAAAATCTATGGATGCAAGACGTCAGAGCAATGAATGGCAAGACACTAAACAAATAGAAGAGAGTGgtagaagaaaaagaataccttaaaattttgggaaaaaaaaacatataaagAATATGTAGGagggaaaaaagaataaaaaaaaaaaatcaagaatcacATATGCATACTGCAGTCTCTTCTTTTCTCCCCGTGTCTTGGTCCCTTCTTCACACCAATTGAGCCCATTTTGTCCATAGCTGCAGCAAATGCTAGGAAGAATTTCTGCTTGTCTTTCGCTAGGGCTTGAACCAAAGGCTTAGTTCTTGGATCCAAAGACAGGGCTTGATCAGAGGCTAGAAGGCCTAATTTAGATTCAATATTTCCATAATAAGCGTTATCAAATGAGAATGGGGTAGTAACATCAAAAGGTGCTACAATATCAGTATTGCCTCCAAATTGTGGGCATGACATCTTTAAGGCCTTCAGGAGTCTGGGATCAATGGCAGGGTCTGGCTGCTTTGTACCCTTATAGTTATATAGCCTGTCCACAAAGTGCTTGCAATGTGAAAAACCAATTGTATGTGCACCTGAGAGGACAACTAGGTCTTCCAGTGTTAGCCCTTTTGAGCTGAAGAGTCTTAGAAGCTCATTCACAGTTGAATTGGAGTGAGGAATGTTGGAAGGAACCCTTGAGGccattgaaaattttccatccCACCTTCCTTTCTTCACTTGATAATACGGTCCTCCTGTCTATAAGATCACATGCACCCGCTAAGGAAATCATGCTAGCTACTACATACATGAAGAATCAGCTATGAATGACATGCATGATCAAACTGATacatatacattttttttttcaattgacaCAACTTTATATATACAATCGGAGTATGCAGGTTTATGAAGTAGGCCAATTTAAACAACTTTTATCCAACATAATTCTTGAAATTTAGCCTTCAGAGAATCTTGTATGGAAAATGACGATGGGATGATTATATTCGCATGAAATGATGCAAACTCTTAGATTTAGCTTTTGGAGTGTCCAAATTTAATCAGGACAAATGGCGAGGTTGGGAAAATGAACTCTTGTTTTACTTGCCTAAAGGCCAAAATTTGCACAGCTGTAGAACAATGAAAACGTCAAAAAGTTAGCACAGCTTTTGGATTCTTCCTAGCTACTTGTAGCCTTGTAGAGAATCaaccctttttctttccttaattttgcttaAGAAAGACAAAGTCCCTAATCTGATTAGATCTTTCACAAAAGAATCAAACAACATTCAAAAAACTCTGACTAAATCGGTAGAGTTTGTCATTAGGCCAAGGATTATCTTGCTTTTTGTTGGATGACAAATCTGTCGTGTGAGTCAGATATTGGCGACAAATACTGCAGAAACTGCAGAAACATAAACAATGAGGGCATCAGCATATTCAAGAATTTCATAATACTCGATGATTATTTGACTGTCAAATGTGACAAATTAATACTTTCTTTACAGGGGTTCAGCTTTTCCTCTCTCTCCTTTCTACACCAAAAATGAAAAGCTCTAGTCGCTTCTTATTGAATATGCTGGCGTGACTTGGAGAAGATCATGAACAGCACGACGACCATAATATACATGATTATTAAAAGCCACTAACATGATTGAAAAGGAAATGATATTGACCCTTTACACATGGGTATTGGGTGATAACATGTAACTTACAAGGTGGACAAAATCTCTGGCTGCAATTGCTAGAATGTCTGCACAGGATACAACTCCAGGACATTTACTCTCCACCAGTGCCTTGGCCTTGTTTATGCTTTCAAATGCCTCCACAGCAAGTTCCTTGTTATCCAACGCATCCCTTTCAGCTAAATCTTTGCTTCCTTGTCTAGTCGATATCAATATTGATGCATCACACCCCTACAATGTTATTAGCACATGCAAAATTTCGAGAAGTGACAAATTCAATAACGTAAAAGCTAATAACCTAATGCTAATTTGAATTTATAACACAGAAAAGACATAACCATGAATTAAGTTTTATTACCATGCAACAATTTGAGAAGTGATAAAAAGTAATTACTTGATGctaatttataatttatcacAGAAAAGATATTACCATGAGTTGAGATTAATTAAGTAGACTACTCAATCATTAATGTACATGGGGAGGTTGGCGTATTGTTGCAAGCTGTGGAATTGATGCTGTATATAATGTGGTCCATAAttgtttgtaaaaaaaaaaaattctagtaCGGAAAAGAAATGCACCGGCCACATTTTCTAGCTAGCCTGCGGGTCTGAAGAAATGCATGCACTCGTTTGCAAAATGCTACAAGTCATAgacaagaaaatcaagattacTTCAACAAAGCAGTCATGGAAGAAGAGGCGGACGGTGGCCGGAGCGGATACCGGGGCTTCTCTAAACTGCTCAGAGGTGACGGACGCCACAATCTGGTCAACCTGAGGGCAGGATTTGGCATAGAAGTTGACTGAGAGTTCGCGTGGAATGCGGCCTCGGGTGACATTGACCAAGCAGTCTGAAGAGGGTAATAAGGCCAGGAAAGAAAGcagaaaaaactcaaaaaagaGAGCAGCAGAGAACAATGGATAACAAGAGAAAGACATAATGGCTCAACTCTCAAGTTAGTTTTGTGGGAGAGCACCACCGCTTTTGGACAAAATAGCAAACAAGAATGGCTACTACTTGTACAGGAGAATGGTGATGAAAGTGAGAAGTGGACGACTGTCTATTGGTGTCTAATTAATGCATAGCCATGTTCAAGAAGGGAGAATCAAAACCCGTGATGCCCACAAAATTATTAATTCTGTTTCACGGATACACAGGGAGCAGATTTAAAGTGAGAATGTACTTTCCACATTGATGGAGGTGACAAAGGAAAATGTAATGGTACCATGACAAAAGTGCAATTTTACAAGTTCATAAAGTCGTTTTTACCATTTTTCAGAAACTTCCTTATGTTGAATTTTCATCCAACCATCTTGTCCAAACGTTTCTTCAAAGGGAAGTTGGATACCATGATGAAAAAGTTCAACTATCTAACAGTCCTCGAGTGAATTACTGTTAAATTCACGAGAGATTTATTTGCCACTACTTAAGTGGCCTGCCTGATTACTTGAGCTTTATTTGTAAGCATGACGATTAGGCCGTTTCTTCTTTTTGTACTCAGTCTAAAACAACTGATTCACATGTAGCATCTTTCACGGGCTTGCTGAATTATTAAACTTAATCCAGTTATATATTAAACTTCTTCTACCCCAGATCATTAGAGTTTTTCTTTATCCCCCTAAACTTGTCAATATTAAAACTGAACATGGTCCTGAAGAAATTGCATACATGATGGTGATGTTTATTGGTGGAAAGGAGTGCGAGTTACTCAGTTCATAGCCTGATAAGATAGAGCCCTATTGAGATATTGGAACTTAATTAACATTCAAAGACAAGGATACATATCAATTAGACAGACTTCTTGGTCAGCAGCATTTGTGTGGTACGTGCGTTCCTCTTCCAGTTCTTTGCCTCATAATCTATACTATTTCTCCACATATTAAGTAAGATATACTAGAAATAAGTGCTCCGGCATCCAATTATATGCATGGTCGGGGTAAAACAAGAACCAAACTGCTGGTATTTTAACACTCATAACAGATGGAATGTGGCCGGTGCCCCCACTTCGCATGTGCTGATGTGCAAAGTGCAATAAGGGGGATCACTGGAAACCTGTTGTTCATACAGCCAATTGTTTTAGCTTGAAGATTTGGTGCCTTTGTTCGTTGTTATGTTGCTTTCATTGAGACTGACTTGCAACAGTCTACTCTCTCATTCATCATGCAATTGCCTTTTCCAACTTCATTGAATCATTGTACTCATTAAGTGGATTGACGACTTTTTTGTGAGCTCAGTAAAAGCTGTGGATGGACCATCTGATTCTGCTCCATGTCCATGCCGTACCTGTACTCTTGCATTCCCCAGCTTTTATTTTTGCACATCCATATCTGTCTAAACCTGAAGAAAGAGGACTGAAGACATGAACTGACTGACGCTTCAAAATGCTTGTACTAAATGAAGGATGCGTTTAGTGATTTACACTGATCTCCTTTATTGGTGCAATCGGttcaaatatttattttggAAACGAtagataattttattaataaactaGCCATTGCAGTATTTGAGCAACGGCTCAATCAGCTATACAAAGTGTATCATAATATTTAAGAAGTAGCAAAAGTTCTCTCCTCATCTCTGAGAATACTTAATGCATAAAAGCTAAGCCTATTACTCCACAAATATTTACTCCGCAAGTTGTAATTTTGACACGACTCGCAAAATGATCTGacgataatatttttttttatagtgttAATAAGAGATTTCGAACTTGAAACCTCTTACATACTAGCAACTC
This portion of the Coffea arabica cultivar ET-39 chromosome 2e, Coffea Arabica ET-39 HiFi, whole genome shotgun sequence genome encodes:
- the LOC113726109 gene encoding uncharacterized protein; the encoded protein is MNLVKTKQPPNFSHILATCTVAAKLRRHRPYCFSAPRKRRILEITAMRAVVQRVASASVEVEGRIVSAIGPGLLVLVGLHESDADSDAEYICRKVLNMRLFPNEKTGKTWDQNVMQKNLEVLLVSQFTLYGILKGNKPDFHVAMPPEKARPFYESVVEKFRKAYTPDVIKDGIFGAMMKVNLVNDGPVTMQLDSVQASRNTNDTVEAS
- the LOC113728453 gene encoding peroxidase 19-like isoform X1, which produces MSFSCYPLFSAALFFEFFLLSFLALLPSSDCLVNVTRGRIPRELSVNFYAKSCPQVDQIVASVTSEQFREAPVSAPATVRLFFHDCFVEGCDASILISTRQGSKDLAERDALDNKELAVEAFESINKAKALVESKCPGVVSCADILAIAARDFVHLTGGPYYQVKKGRWDGKFSMASRVPSNIPHSNSTVNELLRLFSSKGLTLEDLVVLSGAHTIGFSHCKHFVDRLYNYKGTKQPDPAIDPRLLKALKMSCPQFGGNTDIVAPFDVTTPFSFDNAYYGNIESKLGLLASDQALSLDPRTKPLVQALAKDKQKFFLAFAAAMDKMGSIGVKKGPRHGEKRRDCSMHM
- the LOC113728453 gene encoding peroxidase 19-like isoform X2, with the translated sequence MSFSCYPLFSAALFFEFFLLSFLALLPSSDCLVNVTRGRIPRELSVNFYAKSCPQVDQIVASVTSEQFREAPGCDASILISTRQGSKDLAERDALDNKELAVEAFESINKAKALVESKCPGVVSCADILAIAARDFVHLTGGPYYQVKKGRWDGKFSMASRVPSNIPHSNSTVNELLRLFSSKGLTLEDLVVLSGAHTIGFSHCKHFVDRLYNYKGTKQPDPAIDPRLLKALKMSCPQFGGNTDIVAPFDVTTPFSFDNAYYGNIESKLGLLASDQALSLDPRTKPLVQALAKDKQKFFLAFAAAMDKMGSIGVKKGPRHGEKRRDCSMHM